Proteins encoded within one genomic window of Chrysiogenia bacterium:
- the rplU gene encoding 50S ribosomal protein L21 gives MYAVIRTKGKQFKVQSGDELYLPTTEGEVGSKINFEEILAVGDGEKLTVGKPTVDGASVSGTIVSHGRGRKILLWKHIRRHNSKKKQGHRQGYTQVRIDEVKA, from the coding sequence ATGTACGCAGTGATTCGCACCAAAGGCAAGCAGTTCAAGGTCCAGAGCGGCGATGAGCTCTATCTTCCCACCACCGAGGGTGAGGTCGGCTCGAAGATCAACTTCGAGGAGATCCTCGCGGTCGGTGACGGCGAGAAGCTCACCGTGGGCAAACCCACCGTCGACGGCGCCAGCGTCAGCGGCACCATCGTCAGCCATGGTCGTGGTCGCAAGATCCTTCTGTGGAAGCACATCCGCCGTCACAATTCCAAGAAGAAGCAGGGCCACCGTCAGGGTTACACCCAGGTGCGCATTGACGAGGTGAAGGCCTAA
- a CDS encoding sulfatase-like hydrolase/transferase produces the protein MPSPGDNRRPAAMDLLACLSVTNLFFIVPVWHDLLVHPDPYLLRAGVDPRHYVAALALLAALAILATGLVRLARARSPQALGYAVPLLLVLFFARYVDYHPLAPWIGAAACELAGLLPVALVVLAFWKKRKKLMAAARATALIAAPFLVVTVGNATSELQEAPLYQPAPLAPPLVKTCENCPFVFWGILDEWDQQYGLEELPEGIALPNIERLIATSFSAREAYAPAGETYLSLPALLTGKLVKEAHDTSPRELSLTLGDTDGNPAGHAKFSRAPNYFDRMRARGYESALVGFYHPYCRAIAHSLASCFSYAVREVQPELENAHSLSGAMGFWLARLITGAASPEREGKTLWWDGSAAEELEAQLFNVLDNPRYRNVFLHIPLPHPPAPPGDDYFDNLLRVDALVGALRKQLEQSGRWEGAAILLSSDHFWRLAKWCERGPTTRRERSFTGCETDHRVPFVIKLPGQREPFVYDGAFNNVISGALLEAVASGELTTARQVAAWIGAHSTLAKSPYFYGSPVNPWPDSKNGEEH, from the coding sequence ATGCCTTCTCCGGGCGACAACCGGCGACCGGCGGCCATGGATCTGCTTGCCTGCCTTTCGGTGACCAATTTGTTTTTCATCGTGCCCGTCTGGCACGACCTGCTGGTGCATCCCGACCCCTACCTGCTTCGCGCGGGTGTTGATCCGCGTCACTATGTCGCCGCGCTGGCTCTGCTCGCCGCGCTCGCGATTCTCGCAACGGGGCTGGTGCGCCTGGCGCGGGCGCGTAGTCCTCAGGCCCTGGGATACGCCGTCCCCTTGCTACTCGTCCTCTTTTTTGCCCGCTACGTCGACTACCACCCGCTGGCACCCTGGATCGGAGCGGCCGCGTGCGAGCTGGCCGGACTGCTCCCCGTTGCGCTGGTAGTGCTCGCGTTCTGGAAAAAGCGCAAAAAACTGATGGCGGCTGCCCGGGCAACAGCCCTCATCGCCGCTCCGTTTCTCGTCGTTACGGTGGGAAACGCCACGTCCGAGTTGCAGGAGGCGCCGCTGTATCAGCCCGCCCCGCTGGCGCCGCCGCTTGTGAAGACCTGCGAGAACTGCCCATTCGTTTTTTGGGGAATCCTCGACGAATGGGACCAACAATACGGGCTCGAAGAGCTGCCGGAGGGGATCGCGCTGCCGAATATCGAGCGCCTGATCGCCACCAGCTTCTCCGCGCGGGAGGCCTACGCCCCCGCAGGTGAGACCTATCTCTCGCTCCCGGCGCTGCTGACGGGAAAGCTCGTCAAGGAAGCACACGATACGAGCCCGCGCGAACTATCGCTCACTCTGGGTGACACCGACGGCAACCCCGCCGGTCATGCGAAGTTCTCAAGGGCGCCCAACTACTTTGACCGCATGCGGGCGCGCGGCTACGAGTCAGCGCTTGTGGGTTTCTACCACCCTTACTGCCGCGCCATCGCCCACTCTCTAGCCAGTTGTTTCAGCTACGCCGTGCGAGAGGTGCAGCCCGAGCTCGAGAATGCCCACTCACTGTCTGGCGCGATGGGATTTTGGCTCGCGCGGCTGATCACCGGCGCCGCGAGCCCCGAACGCGAGGGCAAGACCCTGTGGTGGGACGGTAGCGCCGCCGAAGAGCTAGAAGCACAACTCTTCAACGTCCTCGACAACCCGCGCTACCGCAACGTCTTCTTGCACATCCCGCTTCCCCACCCACCGGCCCCGCCGGGCGATGACTACTTCGACAACCTGCTGCGCGTCGACGCGCTGGTCGGGGCGCTGCGCAAGCAGCTTGAGCAGAGCGGACGCTGGGAGGGGGCAGCAATTCTACTGAGTTCCGACCATTTTTGGCGGCTGGCCAAGTGGTGCGAGCGCGGACCGACCACCCGCCGTGAGCGCTCTTTCACCGGGTGCGAGACCGACCACCGCGTGCCCTTCGTGATCAAGCTGCCAGGGCAGCGCGAACCCTTCGTCTACGATGGCGCGTTCAACAACGTCATCAGCGGCGCGCTGCTCGAAGCGGTTGCCAGCGGCGAGCTCACCACCGCGCGGCAGGTCGCCGCCTGGATCGGCGCGCACAGCACGCTGGCAAAGAGCCCGTATTTCTACGGCTCGCCGGTCAATCCCTGGCCCGACTCAAAGAACGGCGAGGAGCACTGA
- a CDS encoding DUF1772 domain-containing protein: MSELVVPSLLWFCAIGSGIMGGVYFAFSFFIMASFARIEQSEGIAAMQSINRVIVRSLFFPLFFGTTLASAALAVLALMQWEAPGSAIMFAGGLIYVVGMFVCTAAGNVPLNNALDAVDPQSDAAVSVWENYLEKWTRLNHVRTAACVIASILFVRVLMVS, from the coding sequence ATGTCCGAACTTGTTGTTCCGTCGCTGCTGTGGTTTTGCGCAATCGGCAGTGGAATCATGGGCGGCGTTTATTTCGCTTTCTCTTTCTTCATCATGGCGTCCTTTGCCCGGATTGAACAGTCCGAAGGGATCGCGGCGATGCAGTCGATCAACCGGGTAATTGTGCGCTCGCTTTTTTTCCCACTGTTCTTTGGCACGACGCTTGCGAGTGCTGCGCTGGCGGTGCTTGCGCTGATGCAGTGGGAGGCTCCCGGCTCGGCGATCATGTTTGCTGGCGGGCTCATCTATGTCGTGGGGATGTTCGTCTGCACGGCGGCAGGCAACGTTCCGCTCAACAACGCGCTTGATGCAGTCGATCCCCAGAGCGATGCGGCCGTTTCGGTGTGGGAGAACTACCTGGAAAAATGGACGCGCCTCAACCACGTGCGCACGGCGGCGTGCGTGATCGCGAGTATTTTGTTCGTTCGTGTGCTCATGGTGAGCTAG
- a CDS encoding transcriptional repressor has protein sequence MGTATTSASQAGASIEEKRGRFAEHIARHGLKTTRQRNCVADVFFAQDEHLTIEEMLELVRKQDPKIGYATVYRTLKLLTEAGLAAERKFADGVARYEQALGQKHHDHMVCTECGEVIEFVSDKIEELQDSIAARHGFKLKSHKLELYGICKNCQ, from the coding sequence ATGGGGACGGCCACCACCAGCGCGAGCCAAGCGGGCGCATCCATTGAGGAAAAGCGCGGACGTTTTGCCGAGCACATTGCCCGCCACGGGCTCAAGACCACCCGCCAGCGCAACTGCGTGGCCGATGTCTTTTTCGCCCAGGACGAGCACCTGACCATCGAGGAAATGCTCGAACTGGTCCGCAAGCAGGACCCCAAGATCGGCTACGCCACGGTCTACCGCACGCTCAAACTGCTCACCGAGGCGGGCCTTGCCGCCGAGCGCAAGTTCGCCGACGGCGTCGCCCGCTACGAGCAGGCGCTCGGCCAGAAGCACCACGACCACATGGTCTGCACCGAGTGCGGCGAAGTGATCGAGTTCGTCTCCGACAAGATCGAGGAACTCCAGGACTCCATCGCCGCCAGGCACGGCTTCAAACTCAAGAGCCACAAGCTCGAACTCTACGGAATCTGCAAGAACTGTCAGTGA